In Citrus sinensis cultivar Valencia sweet orange chromosome 4, DVS_A1.0, whole genome shotgun sequence, one DNA window encodes the following:
- the LOC102613878 gene encoding glycine-rich RNA-binding protein RZ1C isoform X2: protein MQQCLTHNNDLKIMLERDSGRPRGFGFITYADRRAMDDAIREMHGREFGDRVISVNKAQPKMGGEVSDHGYRGGGYSSGGRGSYGADRPGGQDDCFKCGRPGHWARDCPSAVGGRGGAGGSFSSRSRFGGVGVRGDYLGGGRDRYIDDRYDGGRYGDRDRYDSKDSKYGSRDRYVSDRYPPAGDRLAGDRYGGSDRYPVNGYGKERGYERDVGARAGSDRYASGGPARDDGRGYRSRAAPYDRPSRGDRPSFDRY, encoded by the exons atgcAGCAATGCCTCACACATAATAACGATTTGAAA ATCATGTTGGAAAGAGATTCAGGCCGTCCACGTGGGTTCGGATTTATTACATATGCAGACCGTCGGGCGATGGATGATGCTATCAGAGAAATGCATGGGCGCGAGTTTGGTGATAGGGTCATCTCTGTGAATAAGGCCCAGCCAAAAATGGGAGGTGAGGTTTCAGATCATGGCTACAGGGGAGGAGGCTACTCATCTGGTGGCAGGGGAAGCTATGGTGCTGATAGGCCTGGAGGGCAAGATGACTGTTTCAAGTGTGGTCGCCCTGGACATTGGGCCCGAGATTGTCCTTCAGCTGTAGGTGGCCGAGGTGGGGCTGGAGGTTCATTTTCATCACGCTCCAGATTTGGAGGGGTTGGTGTCCGTGGTGACTACCTTGGAGGAGGTCGTGACCGATACATTGATGATCGCTATGATGGAGGACGCTATGGAGATAGGGATCGCTATGATAGCAAGGATAGCAAATATGGGAGCCGCGATCGCTATGTTAGTGACAG GTACCCACCTGCTGGAGATCGCCTTGCAGGTGATAGGTATGGTGGTTCAGATCGTTACCCTGTGAATGGTTATGGCAAAGAGAGGGGCTACGAGAGAGATGTTGGTGCTCGGGCAGGCAGTGATAGGTATGCAAGTGGAGGACCGGCACGGGATGATGGAAGAGGATATAGGAGCAGAGCTGCTCCTTACGATCGCCCTAGCAGGGGGGACCGTCCTTCCTTTGACCGTTACTGA
- the LOC102613878 gene encoding glycine-rich RNA-binding protein RZ1C isoform X1, which yields MAGKDENRIFVGGLSWNVTERQLENAFDRFGKIIECQIMLERDSGRPRGFGFITYADRRAMDDAIREMHGREFGDRVISVNKAQPKMGGEVSDHGYRGGGYSSGGRGSYGADRPGGQDDCFKCGRPGHWARDCPSAVGGRGGAGGSFSSRSRFGGVGVRGDYLGGGRDRYIDDRYDGGRYGDRDRYDSKDSKYGSRDRYVSDRYPPAGDRLAGDRYGGSDRYPVNGYGKERGYERDVGARAGSDRYASGGPARDDGRGYRSRAAPYDRPSRGDRPSFDRY from the exons ATGGCTGGAAAAGACGAGAACAGGATATTCGTCGGAGGGCTGTCCTGGAACGTCACTGAGCGACAGCTCGAAAACGCGTTTGATCGttttggaaaaataatcgAGTGCCAG ATCATGTTGGAAAGAGATTCAGGCCGTCCACGTGGGTTCGGATTTATTACATATGCAGACCGTCGGGCGATGGATGATGCTATCAGAGAAATGCATGGGCGCGAGTTTGGTGATAGGGTCATCTCTGTGAATAAGGCCCAGCCAAAAATGGGAGGTGAGGTTTCAGATCATGGCTACAGGGGAGGAGGCTACTCATCTGGTGGCAGGGGAAGCTATGGTGCTGATAGGCCTGGAGGGCAAGATGACTGTTTCAAGTGTGGTCGCCCTGGACATTGGGCCCGAGATTGTCCTTCAGCTGTAGGTGGCCGAGGTGGGGCTGGAGGTTCATTTTCATCACGCTCCAGATTTGGAGGGGTTGGTGTCCGTGGTGACTACCTTGGAGGAGGTCGTGACCGATACATTGATGATCGCTATGATGGAGGACGCTATGGAGATAGGGATCGCTATGATAGCAAGGATAGCAAATATGGGAGCCGCGATCGCTATGTTAGTGACAG GTACCCACCTGCTGGAGATCGCCTTGCAGGTGATAGGTATGGTGGTTCAGATCGTTACCCTGTGAATGGTTATGGCAAAGAGAGGGGCTACGAGAGAGATGTTGGTGCTCGGGCAGGCAGTGATAGGTATGCAAGTGGAGGACCGGCACGGGATGATGGAAGAGGATATAGGAGCAGAGCTGCTCCTTACGATCGCCCTAGCAGGGGGGACCGTCCTTCCTTTGACCGTTACTGA